Proteins encoded together in one Scytonema millei VB511283 window:
- a CDS encoding proton extrusion protein PcxA: MRNYSWTQKIYAFLRSAQQWYFDTPERSLDEAYKAALLIKTIEDEHFGGRKISPEFASFGRNTMAMFESDLKKHLKTIRMRLVEFNASRTIFGDSNQTITKLSRQDGINSNRDSFAIQARNNPSLILEKLRFIDEIASRYQEEQTETLPALKPQIMRSDAVFNNRDLQGTQEKLRSNSIESSEKNNKPSSKTEETGVLPRSILSTLNRLKVELDPSAEEEVVKNFRTSQRRTLISVRLVLLLVIVPFLTFQISKNLVIGPLVDRFRNPEQATMFLNYEMEEKALEEMRKSEERLRFQSFLNGGEEISPVEIEKRLQERVTEIAEEFRAESSNAIKNVFADLLSVGAFIWLLLMSKRELAVLKEFFDQIVYGLSDSAKAFIIILFTDVFVGFHSPHGWEVILSSVSRHLGLPENHDFIFLFIATFPVILDTIFKYWIFRYLNRISPSAVATYRNMNE; this comes from the coding sequence ATGAGAAATTATAGTTGGACGCAAAAAATTTATGCTTTCTTACGCTCTGCCCAACAGTGGTATTTTGACACGCCAGAGCGATCGCTCGATGAAGCTTACAAAGCTGCACTTCTAATTAAGACGATCGAAGATGAGCATTTTGGTGGTCGGAAAATCTCACCAGAATTTGCCAGTTTCGGGCGCAATACGATGGCGATGTTTGAGTCAGATCTGAAAAAACATCTGAAAACGATTCGCATGAGACTCGTTGAGTTTAATGCCAGTCGTACTATTTTTGGAGATTCTAATCAAACCATTACTAAATTATCTAGGCAAGATGGGATAAATTCCAACAGAGATTCTTTTGCTATACAAGCAAGAAATAATCCAAGTTTAATTTTAGAAAAACTTAGATTTATTGATGAAATCGCATCAAGATATCAGGAAGAACAAACAGAAACCCTTCCTGCACTTAAGCCTCAGATTATGCGATCGGATGCGGTTTTCAATAATCGCGATCTTCAAGGAACTCAAGAAAAACTTCGCTCCAACTCCATTGAAAGTTCAGAGAAAAATAATAAACCTAGTAGTAAAACTGAAGAGACAGGTGTATTACCTCGCTCGATCTTGAGTACCTTGAACCGACTGAAAGTAGAATTAGATCCGAGCGCTGAAGAAGAAGTTGTCAAAAATTTTCGTACTTCGCAAAGAAGAACTCTCATTTCAGTTAGATTAGTATTATTACTAGTTATAGTTCCTTTTCTAACTTTTCAAATTTCAAAAAATCTAGTTATTGGACCGCTTGTCGATCGCTTCCGCAATCCCGAACAGGCTACGATGTTCCTCAACTATGAGATGGAAGAGAAAGCATTAGAAGAAATGCGGAAGTCTGAGGAGAGACTGAGATTTCAAAGTTTTTTAAATGGAGGCGAGGAAATCTCTCCAGTTGAGATTGAAAAGAGATTACAGGAGAGAGTAACAGAAATTGCTGAGGAATTTCGTGCCGAAAGTTCTAATGCAATTAAAAATGTTTTTGCCGATCTACTCTCAGTTGGGGCTTTTATTTGGCTGCTACTCATGAGCAAGCGAGAACTCGCTGTTTTGAAAGAGTTTTTCGATCAAATTGTTTATGGTTTAAGCGATAGTGCCAAAGCATTTATTATTATTCTATTTACAGATGTATTTGTTGGATTTCACTCTCCCCACGGTTGGGAAGTTATTTTATCTAGCGTATCGCGACACTTAGGATTACCAGAAAATCACGATTTTATCTTCTTATTTATTGCGACATTTCCCGTGATTCTCGACACAATTTTTAAATACTGGATTTTCCGCTATCTCAACAGAATTTCTCCTTCTGCTGTGGCGACTTATCGCAATATGAATGAATAG